In Fibrobacter sp. UWB15, the following proteins share a genomic window:
- a CDS encoding bifunctional (p)ppGpp synthetase/guanosine-3',5'-bis(diphosphate) 3'-pyrophosphohydrolase has product MVQASLTSNQTHIVDVLLKKNPNLDREILEKAVAFIAEAHEGQYRKSGMPYTEHPYEVAKILADLKQDQSTVLAGLLHDVVEDTDHSLEEIAEKFGNDTAFMVDAVTKITAAQESSKTAQKAETYRKLITAMAKDPRVIMIKIADRIHNMRTMRYMKPEKRQLIAQETLDIYIPLTHRFGLYKLKNELEDLSFKYVNPDEYQKLVDLLIENKESREKYIQSVIGPLQIKMALEDFDCTIQGRTKNIYSIYNKMLSRGCQFEDIFDIFAIRIIVDTIPECYLALGYVHNLWTPLQSRFKDYIATPKPNLYQSIHTTVIGPENKMVEVQIRTKDMDLTAEKGFAAHWAYKMETQHEGEELEWLNHMVKLQSEISDSKEYLDFLKVDLKPSGMTVFTPKGTSIELPQGSIVLDFAFAVHTELGLHCIGAKINDEVVNLDTVIKHGATIQVLKSPNQEPSPEWLDMVKTVKAKQELRRWMKSSIMKQALDLGKEIWDRELRLQKIEKDKRPSEESICKYFGTPTLDDFYERLGQGELPLSDIQRFLNGGETTQKESNSLRFFPMFNKDQKADRRDEMPLQIGQETSLVIHFAKCCSPIPGDPVVGVLRPKIGIEVHNADCPQLKNLPKEQRIAVEWSEDIKHSFETHLTIETENRKNMTFDVLQELKRANVFLERISAASQHYSGRIKLVFKAFRKEQVDTIITAIKNIAGVKQVVKS; this is encoded by the coding sequence ATGGTACAAGCGAGCCTCACATCGAACCAAACGCACATTGTAGATGTGCTTTTAAAGAAGAATCCCAACCTTGACCGGGAGATTCTTGAAAAGGCTGTTGCCTTTATTGCCGAGGCTCATGAGGGTCAATACCGCAAAAGCGGCATGCCCTACACCGAGCACCCCTATGAAGTGGCCAAAATCCTTGCCGACCTCAAACAGGACCAGTCAACGGTCTTGGCCGGGTTGCTCCATGACGTGGTCGAAGATACCGACCATTCCCTCGAGGAAATAGCCGAAAAATTTGGAAACGACACCGCCTTCATGGTGGATGCCGTCACTAAGATTACTGCCGCCCAAGAATCAAGCAAAACAGCCCAAAAAGCGGAAACCTACCGTAAACTGATTACGGCCATGGCAAAAGACCCCCGGGTCATCATGATCAAAATCGCAGACCGCATCCACAACATGCGCACCATGCGGTACATGAAACCCGAAAAAAGGCAATTGATCGCCCAGGAAACCCTGGACATCTACATTCCGCTTACCCACCGATTCGGTCTCTATAAGCTGAAAAACGAACTTGAAGACTTAAGCTTCAAGTATGTGAACCCCGACGAATACCAGAAGCTGGTGGATCTCCTTATCGAAAACAAGGAATCCCGCGAGAAGTATATCCAGTCGGTGATTGGACCGTTACAAATCAAGATGGCTTTGGAAGATTTTGACTGTACCATCCAGGGCCGCACCAAGAACATTTACAGTATCTACAACAAGATGCTCAGCCGTGGCTGCCAGTTCGAAGACATCTTCGACATTTTCGCCATCCGCATCATCGTCGATACAATTCCCGAATGCTACCTGGCCTTGGGCTACGTCCACAACCTATGGACGCCCCTGCAGAGTCGCTTTAAAGACTACATCGCAACCCCAAAGCCCAACCTTTACCAGAGCATCCACACCACAGTCATCGGCCCAGAAAACAAGATGGTAGAAGTCCAAATCCGCACCAAGGACATGGACCTTACCGCCGAGAAAGGATTCGCCGCCCACTGGGCCTACAAGATGGAAACCCAGCACGAAGGTGAAGAACTGGAATGGCTCAACCACATGGTAAAGCTCCAGTCGGAAATTTCCGACTCCAAGGAATACCTCGACTTCTTGAAGGTGGACCTGAAACCTTCGGGCATGACCGTATTTACCCCCAAGGGAACTTCTATCGAACTGCCTCAAGGTTCCATCGTCTTGGACTTCGCATTTGCGGTCCACACCGAACTGGGCCTGCATTGCATTGGCGCAAAAATCAACGACGAAGTGGTGAATCTGGACACGGTAATCAAACATGGAGCTACCATCCAGGTGCTCAAGAGCCCGAACCAGGAACCCAGCCCCGAATGGCTCGATATGGTCAAGACTGTGAAGGCCAAACAGGAACTGCGCCGCTGGATGAAAAGCAGCATCATGAAGCAGGCTTTGGACTTGGGCAAGGAAATCTGGGACCGCGAACTCAGACTTCAGAAAATCGAAAAGGATAAGCGCCCTTCCGAAGAGTCTATCTGCAAGTACTTTGGTACCCCCACCCTGGACGACTTTTACGAACGACTGGGTCAGGGCGAACTGCCCCTGTCGGACATCCAGCGTTTCTTGAACGGTGGCGAGACCACACAAAAAGAATCGAACTCCCTCCGATTCTTCCCCATGTTCAACAAGGACCAGAAGGCGGACCGCAGAGACGAGATGCCCCTGCAGATTGGCCAAGAAACCAGTTTGGTGATTCACTTCGCCAAGTGCTGCAGCCCGATTCCGGGCGATCCGGTCGTGGGAGTCCTGCGTCCGAAGATTGGTATCGAAGTCCACAACGCCGACTGTCCGCAGCTTAAGAACCTGCCCAAGGAACAACGCATTGCCGTGGAATGGAGCGAGGACATCAAGCATTCGTTTGAAACGCACCTGACCATCGAAACTGAAAACCGCAAGAACATGACCTTCGATGTGTTGCAGGAACTCAAACGGGCAAACGTATTTCTGGAACGAATTTCAGCAGCAAGCCAACATTATTCGGGACGAATCAAACTCGTATTCAAGGCTTTCCGCAAAGAACAGGTGGATACAATCATTACCGCTATCAAGAACATTGCTGGCGTTAAGCAGGTGGTAAAATCATGA
- a CDS encoding bifunctional anthranilate synthase component II/anthranilate phosphoribosyltransferase, which produces MIVIIDNYDSFTYNVYQALAKITNEEIRVLRSRECTVADIEKLSPSRLIVSPGPGRPEDAGVSVEAIKHFAGKLPILGVCLGHQAIGYAFGAKIVQAKFIKHGIAEEIDLDGKGLFRTIGKKNIFTRYHSLVVDEATLSPDFEVTARATDGDIMGIRHKTLPIEGVQFHPESIASGRADEFFKAFLNYRREPLDVRGILNTLTEGKDLSRETAEMFMEDLTDGIMDERQMAAILTALSSKGPVADEIAGCAKVLSSKKRKFPYSGDELTDIVGTGGDGKGSFNVSSLSGLIAASCGAKIAKHGNRAVSSKSGAADFYTAAGFKLDMTPDKAASVINKTNFVFLMAPVYHSAMRFAGPVRGVLGVKTIMNLLGPLTNPAEAKYLMLGVYSTTVLEPFTKAAKALGAKRVMVAISDDGYDEISPCVPTTIAEILEDGEYKTYRIDPKDFGIPSVDPEDLAGGTGVDNFNLALDVLNGKGRPGIKYACALNAGAALYISKKAASIKEGFDKAMMAMEDGSVLKKIEEVKVATNS; this is translated from the coding sequence ATGATCGTCATTATCGATAACTACGACTCTTTTACTTACAACGTCTATCAGGCGCTAGCCAAGATCACTAACGAAGAAATCCGCGTGCTCCGTAGCCGCGAATGCACCGTCGCCGACATTGAAAAGCTCTCCCCGAGCCGCCTCATCGTGAGCCCGGGCCCGGGCCGCCCCGAAGATGCGGGCGTCTCCGTGGAAGCTATCAAGCACTTTGCGGGCAAGCTCCCGATTTTGGGCGTTTGCCTCGGTCACCAGGCCATCGGTTACGCCTTCGGCGCAAAGATTGTGCAGGCCAAGTTTATCAAGCACGGCATCGCCGAAGAAATCGACCTGGACGGCAAGGGACTTTTCCGCACCATCGGCAAGAAGAACATCTTCACGCGTTACCACAGCCTGGTTGTTGACGAAGCGACACTCTCTCCGGACTTCGAAGTGACCGCCCGCGCTACCGACGGCGACATCATGGGCATCCGCCACAAGACGCTCCCGATTGAAGGCGTGCAGTTCCACCCGGAATCTATCGCGAGCGGCCGCGCCGACGAATTCTTCAAGGCGTTCCTCAACTACCGTCGCGAACCGCTCGATGTGCGTGGAATTCTGAATACGCTTACCGAAGGCAAGGACTTGAGCCGCGAAACCGCCGAAATGTTCATGGAAGACTTGACCGACGGCATCATGGACGAACGCCAGATGGCCGCTATCCTGACTGCACTTTCCAGCAAGGGCCCTGTTGCCGACGAAATCGCTGGCTGCGCGAAGGTTTTGAGCAGCAAGAAGCGCAAGTTCCCCTACAGTGGTGACGAACTCACCGACATCGTGGGTACCGGTGGCGACGGCAAGGGCAGTTTCAACGTGAGCTCGCTTTCCGGCCTGATTGCTGCAAGCTGTGGCGCAAAAATTGCAAAGCACGGCAACCGCGCGGTTTCCAGTAAGTCCGGCGCCGCCGACTTCTATACGGCTGCAGGCTTCAAGCTTGACATGACTCCGGACAAGGCTGCAAGCGTCATCAACAAGACGAACTTCGTATTCCTGATGGCTCCGGTCTACCACAGTGCCATGCGCTTTGCCGGCCCGGTTCGCGGCGTTCTCGGCGTGAAGACCATCATGAACCTGCTCGGCCCCCTCACGAACCCAGCCGAAGCCAAGTACCTGATGCTCGGCGTCTATAGCACGACCGTGCTGGAACCGTTCACCAAGGCGGCAAAGGCCCTCGGCGCGAAGCGAGTGATGGTCGCCATCAGTGATGACGGCTACGACGAAATTTCGCCCTGCGTGCCGACGACCATCGCCGAAATCCTGGAAGATGGCGAGTACAAGACTTACCGCATTGACCCGAAGGACTTCGGCATCCCCTCCGTGGATCCCGAAGACCTCGCCGGCGGTACGGGCGTCGACAACTTCAACCTCGCTCTCGATGTGCTGAACGGCAAGGGCCGCCCGGGCATCAAGTACGCCTGCGCCCTGAACGCCGGTGCCGCCCTCTACATCAGCAAGAAGGCAGCCAGCATCAAGGAAGGCTTCGACAAGGCCATGATGGCGATGGAAGACGGCTCCGTGCTGAAGAAAATCGAGGAAGTCAAGGTGGCGACGAACTCGTAA
- a CDS encoding NADH-quinone oxidoreductase subunit C, whose translation MDRYREAAKTWAALERIKDEEMAEARAKFKEENPDYKSSFKPVRVKKEDFPEVERVACKRFGLSQLDIYKKLKAKFPDITVHTHSEDPIEDVVAAMPADRPLEVMISVEDYVPAVEYVKNDPEFKMNYLIDVTAIDYDDHFDMVTQLRSIEKGHKVFFCVQIKKNFDIPEEERPTALLGSVPTISHLYPGAEVKEREVYDMFGINFEGHPDLRRIFLDKDFVGYPLRKDFTHPQMIKRPV comes from the coding sequence ATGGACCGCTACCGCGAAGCCGCGAAGACCTGGGCCGCCCTTGAACGCATCAAGGACGAGGAAATGGCCGAAGCCCGCGCGAAGTTCAAGGAAGAAAATCCGGATTACAAGAGCAGCTTCAAGCCCGTGCGCGTGAAAAAGGAAGACTTCCCCGAAGTGGAACGAGTCGCCTGCAAGCGCTTTGGTTTAAGCCAGCTCGACATTTACAAGAAACTCAAGGCGAAGTTTCCGGACATCACCGTGCATACACACAGCGAAGACCCCATCGAAGATGTGGTGGCCGCCATGCCCGCCGACCGTCCGCTCGAAGTGATGATCAGCGTCGAAGACTACGTGCCCGCCGTGGAATACGTCAAGAACGATCCCGAATTCAAGATGAATTACCTGATCGACGTCACGGCAATCGACTACGACGACCACTTTGACATGGTGACGCAGCTCCGCAGTATCGAAAAGGGCCACAAGGTCTTCTTCTGCGTGCAAATCAAGAAGAACTTCGACATTCCCGAAGAAGAACGCCCCACAGCGCTGCTCGGAAGCGTTCCGACCATCAGCCACCTGTACCCGGGTGCCGAAGTCAAGGAACGCGAAGTCTACGACATGTTCGGCATCAACTTTGAAGGGCACCCCGACCTGCGCCGCATTTTCCTGGACAAGGACTTTGTAGGTTACCCCTTGCGCAAGGACTTTACCCACCCGCAAATGATCAAGAGGCCCGTATGA
- a CDS encoding LysR family transcriptional regulator produces the protein MTLQQLRYAIGIAETGSFNKAAEKLYISQPSLTAAIKDLEDELNILIFNRTSRGVKLTSEGEEFISYARELYHHYETVLDKYGKIGKRKKKFGVSTQHYSFAVKSFVETVKLFDTDKYEFAIRETRTKEVIEDVASFKSDIGILYLSDFNRKVIMNLLNARDLAFHKLIDCKAYVYLWKGHPLANNKFITLDELAEYPCLSFEQGDNSSFYFAEEILSTNEYKRTIKANDRATMLNLMIGLNGYTLCSGIICEELNGSDYLAVPFKDKSEESRRVMEIGYIAKRNMLLGLVGERYVEELQRYLATCGS, from the coding sequence ATGACTCTACAACAATTACGTTATGCCATCGGCATTGCAGAAACAGGCTCTTTCAATAAGGCCGCCGAAAAGCTTTACATTTCGCAGCCGTCGCTGACCGCCGCCATCAAGGATCTTGAAGATGAACTGAACATCCTCATTTTCAATCGTACCAGCCGCGGAGTCAAGCTCACTAGCGAAGGCGAAGAATTCATTTCGTACGCCCGCGAACTTTACCATCACTACGAAACGGTGCTGGACAAGTACGGCAAAATCGGCAAGCGTAAAAAGAAATTCGGCGTCTCGACGCAGCATTATTCTTTTGCGGTCAAGAGCTTTGTGGAAACAGTCAAACTTTTCGATACGGACAAGTACGAATTCGCCATTCGCGAAACCCGCACCAAAGAAGTCATCGAAGACGTGGCCTCGTTTAAGAGCGATATCGGTATCCTTTACTTGAGCGATTTCAACCGCAAGGTTATCATGAACTTGCTGAATGCCCGCGACCTCGCGTTCCATAAACTCATTGACTGTAAGGCCTATGTGTACTTGTGGAAGGGGCATCCGCTTGCCAACAACAAGTTCATTACGCTCGACGAACTGGCTGAATACCCGTGCCTTTCCTTTGAACAGGGCGACAACAGCTCGTTCTATTTTGCCGAAGAAATATTGAGTACAAATGAATACAAACGTACCATTAAGGCGAACGACCGTGCTACCATGCTGAACTTGATGATTGGCTTGAACGGTTACACGCTTTGTTCCGGCATTATCTGCGAAGAATTGAACGGTTCCGATTACTTGGCCGTACCCTTCAAGGACAAGAGCGAAGAATCCCGCCGCGTCATGGAAATCGGCTACATCGCCAAGCGCAACATGTTGCTTGGTCTGGTGGGCGAGCGCTATGTCGAAGAACTGCAACGTTATCTTGCAACCTGCGGCTCGTAG
- a CDS encoding anthranilate synthase component I family protein, which translates to MTTNIRHITESPNFEPRTDSIYVALPGERYTPFSLGKKLGAKAIFESASFSHGRSRYSTLMVDEGFRLRQNDKDVSIVVDGKESVFLKEGEGDILDALTLISAENTVPPNQIPIPSSGVGYLGYEFCARCDTIRLAPQVDELNIPEAEFLVGHIYIVFDHFTEKLHLFALNYEEHQIDLKAAIEKVKARLADLDFSYLAPEQQYGKGITMTDLEQSRKEYVEKVEALQKHIIAGNIVQAVPSRRIQFASDIAALDIYRRLRTVNPSPYMFFLDYGTHQFIGASPESLVRVREGIATIHPIAGTRRRGKDDAEDEALMKNLKGDPKERAEHLMLVDLARNDLGRVCEAGTVETTKYMECEKFSHVIHLVSDVQGKVSKTKKAIEVLRSSFPAGTVSGAPKISAIEILSGLEKVKRRFYAGAVGYMESDGDLDFCIAIRCCLKQGKTISLQAGGGIVAASNADREFEETNEKLGAIRAVLEGEN; encoded by the coding sequence ATGACAACGAACATAAGGCACATTACTGAAAGCCCCAACTTCGAACCCCGTACCGACAGTATCTACGTGGCACTGCCCGGTGAACGTTACACCCCGTTTTCGCTCGGCAAGAAGCTCGGTGCGAAGGCTATCTTCGAATCCGCAAGCTTCTCCCACGGTCGTAGCCGCTATTCGACCCTGATGGTGGACGAAGGCTTCCGTCTGCGCCAGAACGACAAGGACGTGAGCATCGTTGTTGACGGCAAGGAAAGTGTGTTCCTCAAGGAAGGCGAGGGCGATATTCTCGATGCCCTGACGCTGATTTCTGCCGAAAATACGGTGCCGCCTAATCAGATTCCGATTCCCTCTTCGGGCGTGGGCTACCTCGGCTACGAATTCTGCGCCCGCTGCGATACTATCCGCCTTGCCCCGCAGGTGGACGAACTCAACATTCCCGAAGCGGAATTTTTGGTGGGTCACATCTACATCGTGTTCGACCACTTTACCGAAAAACTTCACCTGTTCGCCCTGAACTACGAGGAACACCAGATTGACTTGAAGGCGGCCATCGAAAAGGTGAAGGCCCGCCTCGCTGACCTCGACTTCAGCTACCTCGCACCCGAACAGCAGTACGGCAAGGGCATTACCATGACTGACCTGGAACAGTCCCGCAAGGAATACGTGGAAAAGGTCGAAGCCTTGCAGAAGCACATCATCGCTGGCAACATCGTGCAGGCAGTGCCTTCTCGCCGCATCCAGTTTGCAAGCGACATCGCGGCGCTGGATATTTACCGCAGGCTCCGCACGGTGAACCCGTCTCCGTACATGTTCTTCCTGGATTACGGTACGCACCAGTTTATCGGTGCCTCGCCCGAAAGCCTCGTGCGTGTACGTGAAGGCATTGCAACGATCCACCCGATTGCAGGTACCCGTCGCCGCGGCAAGGACGATGCCGAAGATGAAGCCCTGATGAAGAACCTGAAGGGTGACCCGAAGGAACGCGCCGAACACCTGATGCTGGTGGACCTGGCCCGTAACGATCTCGGCCGCGTCTGCGAAGCCGGTACGGTGGAAACCACCAAGTACATGGAATGCGAAAAGTTCAGCCACGTGATTCACCTGGTCTCTGACGTGCAGGGCAAGGTTTCCAAGACCAAGAAGGCGATTGAAGTGCTGCGCTCCAGCTTCCCGGCAGGTACGGTGAGCGGTGCCCCGAAAATTAGCGCGATTGAAATTCTTTCTGGCCTCGAAAAGGTCAAGCGTCGCTTCTATGCGGGTGCGGTAGGTTACATGGAATCCGACGGTGACTTGGATTTCTGCATCGCCATCCGTTGCTGCCTCAAGCAGGGCAAGACCATCAGCCTGCAGGCCGGTGGTGGCATTGTCGCGGCCAGCAACGCCGACCGCGAATTTGAAGAAACAAATGAAAAATTGGGTGCCATCCGCGCCGTGCTCGAAGGAGAAAATTAA
- a CDS encoding NADH-quinone oxidoreductase subunit D yields MSMTRLPPGFKITRDTNTEEFFINMGPQHPSTHGALRLALRMDGETIVEIVPHFGYIHRGIEKQAESMSYLQYIAMSDRQDYLTAIQNNLGVVIALEKGMNIGVTEKAEYIRVMLSELGRIASHLVFFGCFGGDLGGQTCLLFGFKEREMIHDILEEVTGSRLTTNFFRPGGSRFDVPENFIDRVKAFLKHLEGAMKDYERFLSKNIIVLERSKGIGILSAEDAIAYGCSGPVLRASGVDFDVRKANPYSIYDQLQFDVPVTYTGDCYDRYTVRIAEIHESMRILYQCIEKFPKEGPWRAKEKPVRLPVGRYYSEIETAKGLYATYVVAATTGEKPYRIHTRGPSFPHIAALNKMAQGHKISDLVTIMATLDPVIPEIDR; encoded by the coding sequence ATGAGTATGACAAGACTCCCGCCGGGATTCAAGATTACCCGCGATACCAATACCGAAGAATTTTTCATCAACATGGGTCCGCAGCACCCGAGTACCCACGGCGCCCTCCGCCTTGCGCTGCGCATGGACGGCGAAACGATTGTAGAAATCGTACCGCATTTCGGCTACATCCACCGCGGCATAGAAAAGCAGGCGGAATCCATGAGCTACCTGCAGTACATCGCGATGTCCGACCGCCAGGATTACTTGACGGCCATCCAGAACAACCTGGGGGTCGTGATTGCCCTTGAAAAAGGCATGAACATCGGCGTTACCGAAAAGGCCGAATACATCCGCGTAATGCTTTCGGAGCTAGGACGTATCGCGAGCCACCTGGTGTTCTTCGGCTGCTTCGGCGGCGACTTGGGCGGCCAGACCTGCTTGCTGTTCGGCTTCAAAGAACGCGAAATGATCCATGACATTCTGGAAGAAGTCACCGGGTCTCGCCTGACTACCAACTTCTTTAGACCGGGTGGCAGCCGCTTTGACGTTCCCGAAAACTTTATCGACCGCGTGAAGGCTTTCCTCAAGCACCTCGAAGGCGCCATGAAGGACTACGAAAGGTTCCTTTCGAAGAACATCATCGTGCTCGAACGCAGTAAGGGCATCGGCATTCTTTCTGCCGAAGACGCCATCGCTTACGGTTGTTCCGGTCCGGTGCTCCGCGCAAGCGGCGTCGACTTCGATGTCCGCAAGGCGAACCCCTACAGCATTTACGACCAATTGCAATTCGATGTGCCCGTAACCTACACCGGCGATTGCTACGACCGTTACACGGTACGTATCGCCGAAATTCACGAATCCATGCGCATTCTGTACCAGTGCATCGAAAAGTTCCCTAAAGAAGGACCGTGGAGAGCCAAGGAAAAGCCCGTGCGCCTTCCGGTCGGTCGCTACTACAGCGAAATCGAAACCGCAAAGGGACTGTACGCCACTTACGTGGTGGCCGCGACGACCGGCGAAAAGCCATACCGCATTCACACGCGTGGGCCCAGTTTCCCGCACATCGCCGCCCTCAACAAGATGGCGCAGGGCCACAAGATTTCCGACCTCGTGACGATTATGGCGACCCTCGACCCCGTGATCCCCGAAATTGACAGGTAA
- a CDS encoding complex I subunit 1 family protein has translation MFVPTVTHPIGDFVRDWVPKLTAYLPDYLHNATLDSVIAFLVNAVICIVAVCAVNIGSAPILIYMERKVCAHVQCRLGPMRLGWHGTLQTIADVIKMLFKEVYSPSGADKLMFYAAPLIVLIAPFIVCALIPFDKNLVVADIDMGIPMIIAVNGFGVLGILLGGWSSNNKYSLLGALRSGAQMISYEISFTMILLFVVMVSGSTNLMDITMSQSGTVLDWFIFKIPVIGFIAFILFFISSTAEMNRAPFDIAEAEQELTGGYHTEYNGTPFAMFYLAEYIALVTNSALAATCFLGGFHAPCIGVEAIDTYLQMVPGFVWFFAKIYFMIWCYMMVRWTFVRPRVDQLMDFEWKFLLPVNLVLLAAGAIYMILV, from the coding sequence ATGTTTGTACCTACTGTAACACATCCGATTGGCGACTTTGTTCGCGACTGGGTCCCGAAACTTACGGCCTACCTTCCGGACTACCTGCACAACGCGACCCTAGACAGCGTCATCGCCTTCCTCGTGAACGCAGTGATTTGCATTGTGGCCGTCTGCGCGGTGAACATCGGTTCGGCTCCGATCCTTATCTACATGGAACGCAAGGTGTGCGCCCACGTGCAATGCCGCCTGGGCCCCATGCGCTTGGGCTGGCACGGTACGCTTCAGACCATCGCCGACGTGATCAAGATGCTCTTCAAGGAAGTCTATTCCCCGAGCGGCGCCGACAAGCTGATGTTCTATGCGGCACCGCTGATTGTGCTCATCGCACCTTTCATCGTCTGCGCCCTGATTCCCTTCGACAAGAACCTGGTGGTCGCCGATATCGACATGGGCATCCCGATGATCATCGCCGTGAACGGATTCGGAGTGCTTGGCATTTTGCTCGGCGGCTGGAGCAGCAACAACAAGTATTCCCTGCTCGGAGCGCTGCGCAGCGGCGCCCAGATGATCAGCTACGAAATTTCGTTTACGATGATTCTCCTGTTCGTCGTGATGGTTTCGGGTTCCACGAACCTGATGGACATTACCATGAGTCAGTCCGGCACCGTTCTCGACTGGTTCATCTTCAAGATTCCGGTCATCGGTTTCATCGCCTTTATCCTGTTCTTCATCTCTTCTACCGCCGAAATGAACCGCGCTCCCTTCGATATCGCCGAAGCGGAACAGGAACTCACCGGCGGCTACCACACCGAATACAACGGCACCCCGTTTGCCATGTTCTACCTGGCCGAATACATCGCCCTGGTCACGAACTCGGCACTTGCCGCCACCTGCTTCCTGGGTGGATTCCACGCGCCCTGCATCGGAGTCGAAGCGATCGACACGTACCTGCAGATGGTTCCGGGATTCGTGTGGTTCTTCGCAAAGATTTACTTCATGATCTGGTGCTATATGATGGTCCGGTGGACCTTCGTGCGTCCCCGCGTGGACCAGCTCATGGACTTTGAATGGAAGTTCCTCTTGCCGGTCAACTTGGTTCTCCTCGCCGCCGGTGCAATTTACATGATTTTGGTCTAA
- a CDS encoding TIGR04133 family radical SAM/SPASM protein: MQLSLKKKLALEAYRLYRHNEIKAHPLTYFFWECTLRCNLHCLHCGSDCVKDAIPDMPREDFMGVLDKLAPHIDPKHFIVVITGGEPLMRQDLEECGQEIKKRGYPWGMVSNGLAMTPERYTKLLNAGLRSLTISLDGLKESHNHFRGAPTSFDNALRAIDMAAHTQGLTFDVMTCVNRQNLKELPKILDILLKIGVKRWRIATVFPKGRAKDNPLFQLTNQEFRQVFDFIREVKKLNVINVNYGCEGFLGSYEKDARNYPFFCRAGVNVSSVLCDGSISACPSLRGDYIQGNIYKDDIWDVWQNRYQVMRDRSWAKIGDCKKCKYWRYCEGSSLHLRDEKTKELAYCHVKRLEDAGA, translated from the coding sequence ATGCAACTCTCTCTTAAGAAAAAACTCGCTCTCGAAGCTTATCGCCTTTACCGCCACAACGAAATCAAGGCGCACCCGCTTACTTACTTTTTCTGGGAATGCACGCTACGCTGCAACCTGCACTGCCTGCACTGCGGTAGCGACTGCGTGAAGGACGCCATCCCCGACATGCCTCGCGAAGATTTTATGGGCGTACTGGATAAACTCGCCCCGCACATCGACCCGAAGCATTTTATCGTGGTAATTACCGGCGGCGAACCCTTGATGCGTCAGGACCTCGAAGAATGCGGGCAAGAAATCAAGAAGCGCGGTTACCCCTGGGGAATGGTCAGCAACGGCCTTGCGATGACACCCGAACGCTACACCAAGCTGCTGAATGCCGGGCTGCGTTCGCTCACGATTAGCCTGGACGGCCTCAAGGAAAGCCACAACCATTTCCGCGGCGCCCCCACGAGTTTCGATAACGCACTCCGCGCCATCGACATGGCCGCCCACACGCAAGGTCTCACCTTCGACGTGATGACCTGCGTGAACCGCCAGAACCTCAAGGAGCTCCCGAAGATTCTCGACATCCTCCTGAAAATCGGCGTGAAGCGCTGGCGTATCGCGACGGTGTTCCCGAAGGGCCGCGCCAAAGACAATCCGCTGTTCCAGCTCACGAACCAGGAATTCCGCCAGGTATTCGACTTTATCCGCGAAGTCAAGAAACTGAACGTCATCAACGTGAACTACGGCTGCGAAGGCTTCCTCGGGAGCTACGAGAAGGATGCCCGCAACTACCCATTCTTCTGCCGAGCCGGCGTGAACGTCTCTTCCGTGCTTTGCGACGGGAGCATCTCGGCATGTCCGAGCCTGCGCGGAGATTACATACAAGGCAACATTTATAAAGACGACATCTGGGATGTATGGCAGAACCGCTACCAGGTAATGCGCGACCGCAGCTGGGCGAAAATCGGCGATTGCAAAAAATGCAAGTACTGGCGCTACTGCGAAGGTTCCAGTCTGCACCTCCGTGATGAGAAGACTAAAGAATTGGCCTATTGCCATGTAAAGCGCCTCGAAGACGCCGGCGCATAG
- a CDS encoding NADH-quinone oxidoreductase subunit A, whose protein sequence is MSEYIILSIFLFLGAFIAAAATVTGLLLGYRTKKTKNKMAPYECGMETIGNARIQFKVGYYLFALLFLVFDIEALFLFPVMANFKEIMAGNSPLSPTIVVIDLVIFMAILLSGLAYAWKKGILKWE, encoded by the coding sequence ATGTCAGAGTACATCATCCTTTCAATCTTCCTTTTCCTGGGCGCGTTTATCGCGGCAGCGGCTACCGTTACAGGGCTTCTGCTGGGTTACCGCACCAAGAAAACCAAAAACAAGATGGCGCCCTACGAATGCGGTATGGAAACCATCGGCAATGCGCGAATCCAGTTCAAGGTAGGCTACTACCTTTTTGCGCTTCTATTCTTGGTGTTCGACATCGAAGCCCTTTTCCTGTTCCCCGTTATGGCGAATTTCAAGGAAATCATGGCCGGGAATTCTCCCCTCTCGCCGACGATTGTCGTCATTGACTTAGTGATCTTCATGGCAATTCTCCTTTCGGGACTTGCATACGCCTGGAAGAAAGGCATCCTCAAGTGGGAATAA